A segment of the Desulfurococcus mucosus DSM 2162 genome:
GGTGTGTTGAATTATACCTAATGTAGACTACGCCTATAATCCTCCCGTAGTCGTCGACTCCTCTAACGGAGTCTATGTCAAGGTAGAGGACTGGGCCATACTGGCCGAGGAGGATGCTTAGGTTGCCGGCAGCCCAAGCGCCTTCACTAGTGTTGATCTCCGGTGCATCTATGTCTGCAAGCCTCACAGTGTCCCTGAACCCGCCTGCCACAAGCAGGGCTGGAGCGATCCTCAACGTGTCGCCATCCACCACGCCGGCCACGGGGACCCTGGCGTCTGGAAACGGGAGCTGATACTTGCCTAGCACGCTCGGCGCCTGATATAGGAGTAGTGATGCTAGTGAGATTAACAGTGGGATCAAGAGTACTATCGTTATGGAGAGTCTTACGCCAGGCATAGAATACACCATGGGTGGCCTTAGGATTTACTTCACCGTGGTCCATATAAAAACATTTTGTCAACAAGGCGGCTGCCGGGGAGATTGAATTGGCATGCTGGAGAGAACTATTCGACTCCCGGTATCCCTGTCAAGCCCGTGCTTCACGGAACACCTAGAGTACTTGTATCTAAAAGCACGACTATTTCAGTAGGGCGGTTCACCCCGTGCAGGCAGAGTACCACTATGGTTATCATGAATACTGTGGAATAACCCTTTAAGGAGTGCAGGGAGCACTATTGTGCTGGGATGTAGACCGGTGCACGTCTACCGCCACTGTAGAGCTTCACTATGCCTCTCTTCTCAGCCTCCCTGAGCAGCTTCCTGGCGACGCTTATCCTGATGTTCAGCTCTTGTGCCAGTGTATATGGGGTATAGTATTTTACACCCTGCTTGGAAACAGCTGTCTTCAACCTCTTCAACAAGTCCTCGCTGGGCTCGAATATGTTTGCCCTAGCCCCCTTCTCGCTTGGTGTCTGCGGGGCAGGCTTCTTCTTCTCCGACATGTTAACCACCCTGCTAGACTCAACTATGGGTTAGCGGGGCTTTAAAAACATAAAGGGTGCTGTTGTTAATAATTCAATTGTGCCGGGGATGGATTCGACGGGCGGCCTGAGGAGTGATGAGCCATTGTAGCTCACTACCCGGCACATTTAATTTCCTGTGAACCAGTAGTGCTCCACGAGGCCCTATGAGGTGCAGCGGATAATCTGAGCAGGGTGACGAGTAGTTTCTCCGAGGGCCCACCCCTGGTGAACCAGTTGCTTCAGTCCTTGGGGGCGTGTGATCCCTCCTCAACCTGGATCTCAATGATGTCTCCTGTCCTGATGCCGAGGCTCCTCCTCAAATTATGCTGTGAGACCACCTCTATGATGCTTGCTGGATGCCGTGTTTTAACCGGCCTTATAATGTATACTGGGATACTATTGATCCACGCCTTCACTGCTAAGACGTCACCGTACTCTGGGCCAGGGGACTCCACCCTGATGGCTTCCCCCATGTTAATGTTGAAGACCGGTGGATCGATGAGCTCTATGTTGAGTGTGCCGGGGTATGGTTCTATCCCGAGGGCCCTACGTATGGCGTCACGGTAAAGGCTGATATACCTGCATCCCTCGCCTAATCCTTCAATCACCCTTCCCCTCAGCGTTCTGGCTCGCCTAGTACGGCTGGATGCCTCCATGCTGTGGCCCCTCTGACCTCCTCTCCGCCCTAAAGGGCGAGGATTCCCCTAGGGGGTTCACTGGTTCCCCGCATTTGTTCGGGGCTACATCTGTCATCTGCGGGGCAGTCGGGGTGGTCAGAGATCCCCCCATCTGGTTATCTCTGCTCGGGAACAACCCCTCGTGAACGAGGGGTTGCAGCCCCCTCACCGCT
Coding sequences within it:
- a CDS encoding 30S ribosomal protein S25e; amino-acid sequence: MSEKKKPAPQTPSEKGARANIFEPSEDLLKRLKTAVSKQGVKYYTPYTLAQELNIRISVARKLLREAEKRGIVKLYSGGRRAPVYIPAQ
- a CDS encoding DUF120 domain-containing protein: MEASSRTRRARTLRGRVIEGLGEGCRYISLYRDAIRRALGIEPYPGTLNIELIDPPVFNINMGEAIRVESPGPEYGDVLAVKAWINSIPVYIIRPVKTRHPASIIEVVSQHNLRRSLGIRTGDIIEIQVEEGSHAPKD